Part of the Companilactobacillus zhachilii genome is shown below.
CAAACAAAATCTTTTCGCGTTTAACTGGAGCTACCCAACCAGCTGGAGCACCTTTACCATTACCCATACGAACACCTACACCCTTAGCAGTGTATGATTTATGAGGGAAGATTTTAATCCAAACCTTACCACCACGCTTCATGTAACGAGTCATAGCAACACGGGCTGCTTCAATTTGTCTGTTAGTGATCCAACTTGAATCAAGTGATCTCAAGCCGTATTCACCGAATGTAACAGTTTTTCCACCTTTAGCTTCTCCGCGCATCTTTCCACGGAATTCACGACGGTGTTTTACACGTTTTGGTACTAGCATAGATTATTCTCCTTTCCCTTCATTTTTTGTTTCGTTGTTGTGTTGTGGTTTAGCAGGAAGAACTTCACCACGGTAGATCCAAGTCTTAACACCTAAATTACCGTAAGTTGTCTTTGCTTCAACCCAAGCATAGTCGATATCAGCACGCAATGTGTGCAAAGGAACAGTTCCCTCTGTATGCCATTCACGACGAGCCATATCGGCACCGTTTAAACGACCAGAAATTTGTACCTTGATACCTTTAGCACCGGCACGTCTTGAACGTTGAACTGCTTGACGTTGTGCACGTCTGAAAGCAATACGAGCTTCAAGTTGACGAGCGATACTTTCACCAACAAGTTTTGCATCTAGATCAGGTTTCTTGATTTCGATGATGTTGATGTGAATGTTTCTGTTAGTTAGACTGTTTAGTTCATTACGTAATTTTTCAACTTCAGAACCACCCTTACCAATTACCATACCTGGCTTGGCAGTGTGAATTGAAACAGTAACGTTCTTAGCAGTACGTTCGATTTCGATTCTTGAGACAGAAGCATTTGAAAGTTTGTCTTCAATATACTTACGAATCTTAAGATCTTCATGTAAAAATGTTGAAAAGTCTTTGTTGTTTGCATACCATTTGGCATCCCAGTCACGGATTACACCGACACGGAATCCGACTGGATTAATCTTTTGACCCACTAAAAGTTACCTCCTATACTATTCTTTCTCACTTACAACTACTGTAATGTGACTTGTTCTCTTGTTAATTGGTGATGCTGAACCTTTTGCTCTAGGACGGAAACGTTTTAGAGTTGGTCCTTCGTCTACGAATGCTTCGCTAACGAATAAGTTTTGTGCATCTAAATCAAAGTTATGTTCTGCGTTTGCAATTGCTGACTTAAGAGCTTTAGCAATAATTGGAGAGCCTGCTCTAGGTGTGAATTGCAAAATTGCAAGTGCCTCAGCAGCTTGTTTGCCTCTGATTAAGTCAATAACAAGGCGAGCCTTACGAGGTGCAATACGCACGTTAGTAACTCTAGCTGTTGCAGATGTAATTTCTTGTTCTGCCATCATTTAAGTCTCCCTTCTTATTTCTTAGCTGTCTTCTTATCATCTGTTGCGTGACCATGGAATGTACGTGTAGGTACGAATTCACCTAACTTGTGTCCAACCATATCTTCTTGGATATAAACTGGAACATGCTTACGTCCATCATGAACTGCGATTGTGTATCCTACAAAACTAGGAAAAATTGTTGAACGTCTTGACCATGTTTTGATAACTGACTTTTTGTCAGAGTCTGCTTGTGCATCGATCTTCTTTAGAAGGTGTGCATCAGCGAATGGTCCTTTTTTTAAACTACGACTCATCTTATGTCCTCCTTATATTATTCTAATGAATAGTTTACTTACCTTTTCTATGACGAACGATAAGCTTTTCAGATTTGGCATGAGTTGAACGAGTTTTCTTACCAAGAGTCTTCTTACCCCATGGTGACATAGGAGATGGATGACCGATAGGAGCTTTACCTTCACCACCACCGTGTGGGTGATCGTTAGGGTTCATTACTGATCCACGAACTGTAGGTCTCATACCTAACCAGCGCTTACGACCAGCTTTACCAATCTTAATAAGTTCATGTTGTTCATTACCGATTGAACCAACAGTTGCACGGCAAGTTGAAAGAACCAAGCGAACTTCACCAGAAGGCAAACGTAAGATTGAATACTTTCCATCTCTACCAAGCAATTGGATTGAAGTACCGGCTGAACGGCCAAGTTGACCACCCTTACCAGGTTTCAATTCAACGTTGTGGATTGTTGTACCAACAGGAATATCAGCAAGTGCAAGTGCGTTACCTGGTTTGATATCTGCATCTTTACCAGATTCGATAACTTGTCCTACTTCAAGACCCTTAGGAGCTAAGATGTATGATTTAACACCATCTGAATAGTGAATAAGTGCAATATTAGCAGTACGGTTAGGATCGTATTCGATTGACTTAACTGTAGCCTTTACACCGTCTTTGATACGTTTGAAATCAATAACACGGTATTTTTGTTTGTGTCCACCACCACGGTGACGAACTGTAATATGACCGTATGAGTTACGACCAGCAGTATGGCTTTGTGATTCTAGAAGTGTCTTTTCAGGAGTTGTCTTAGTGATCTCAGAAAAGTCAGAACCTGTCATATTACGACGACCGTTTGTGGTTGGTTTATACTTGATAATCGCCATTATTGGACCTCCTTATTTATTCTTCGTCAAAAATCTTAATTTCATCTGAATCTGCTGTAAGTGTAACAATAGCCTTACGACGTTTTGCTGTAAAACCAACATAACGGCCTTGGCGCTTCTTCTTACCAGAAACATTCATGATATTTACTTGTTTAACTTTAACACCGAAAACTTCTTCAACAGCTTGTCTAACAAGAACCTTGTTAGCATCTAGGGCAACATCGAAAGTATATTTCTTGTCGCTCATAGCATCCATTGAGCTTTCAGTTACAACGGGGCGAATAATTACGTCTCTTGCGCTCATTATCCAAGCACCTCCTCAATCTTAGAAAGTGCTGCTTGTGTAACAACTAACTTGTTAGCGTTAATAACGTCAAGAACGTTAACACCTTCTGGTGCAACAACTTTAACTTTATCAATGTTTCTTGCTGATAAAGCAACGTTGTCGTTACCATCTTCAACAACTACAAGAGCTTTATTGTCAGCACCTACTGTATTTAGTAATTGTGCAAAAGCTTTTGTACTTGGTTTGTCGTATGAAATTGAGTCAATAACGATTAGGTTACTGTCAGCAGCCTTTTGTGAAAGTACAGACTTCAATGCCAAACGGCTAACCTTCTTAGGAAGGTGATATGCATAAGATCTTGGTGTAGGGCCGAATACGACACCACCACCTACCCATTGAGGTGATCTAATTGAACCTTGACGAGCACGTCCTGTACCCTTTTGACGCCATGGTTTTCTACCACCACCACGTACTTCGGAACGGTTCTTAACATCATGAGTACCTTGTCTCATTGATGCACGTTGCATGATGACTGCATCTGTAACAACACTATCATTTGGTTCGATACCAAAGATTGCATCTTTTACTTCAACAGCACCGTTCTCAGCACCGTTATCTTTGTAAGCTGTGATTTTTGTCATAACTCATTTCCTCCTTCCTATTTTTGATTAGCTTTAACAGCTGTTTGAATTTTAACTAATGATTTGTTAGCACCGGGAACATTTCCCTTGATCATAATTGCATTGTGTTCAGTATCAACTTTAACGATTTCAAGGTTTTGTGTAGTAACACGGTTGTTACCCATGACACCAGGAAGCATCTTACCCTTGAATACACGGTTAATGATGGCACCCATTGAACCAGCAACACGGTGATATCTAGAACCGTGAGTTTCTGGACCTCTGGCTTGACCAAAACGCTTGATGTTACCTTGCATTCCGTGTCCCTTTGTTGTACCTGTAACGTCGACAATATCACCAGAATTAAATGTATCAACTGTAACGTTGCCACCTAATTCGTAGTCTCCCATTTCAACATCGCGGAATTCGCGAATGTAATGTTTAGGAGTTGTATTTGCCTTTTCTGCATGACCTTTGGCAGGTTTGTTTGATAGAACTTCACGTCTATCTTCAAAACCTAGTTGAACGGCCTCATAACCATCATTTTCAACTGTCTTAAGTTGCATAACAACGTTTGGTGTTGCTTCAACAACTGTTACGGGAACAAGTTCACCGTTGTCAGTGAAAATTTGAGTCATTCCGACTTTTTTACCAAGAATTCCTTTTCTGGCCATGTTTGCACCTCCAATAATTTATTTTTTAATAATTATAATTTAATTTCAATGTCAACACCTGATGGTAGATCCAACTTCATAAGTGAATCAACCGTCTTCTTTGTTGGGTTAACAACGTCGATAAGTCTTTTATGTGTACGCATTTCGAATTGTTCTCTAGAATCCTTATGCTTATGTGGTGAAGCTAACACTGTATATAGTGAACGTTCTGTAGGCAATGGAATTGGACCTGAAATTTGAGCTCCAGTTCTCTTTGCTGTTTCCACAATTTTGTCAGCTGATTGATCTAGAATACGATGTTCATAAGCCTTCAAACGAATGCGAATTTTTTGACTTGCCATGGGGTTACCTCCTTTTTGTCTCTTTCAAGATGACCGGCTCCGTGAAAATATCCGCCAGCCCTGCCGTGGCAAAGCGGCCGGGTGTGTCGCAACCTCTCACTTCTAAGCCGTCGATATTATTTTAATATCACTTTGGTACATACTTCCATACGAAATAAGCACTCTTATAATACTACACGATGAACTCCACATTTTCAAGGTAAAATCAAGCATTTTTTTAAATGTCAGCCGCTTTCTTAAAAAACGATTTTCATCTATACTCTAAAAGAAACCATGGAGGTGTGAATTGAATAATAATCTCGAATTTAGTTATAATAACAGGTTTCCAACAAATAATAAAGACAAATTTTATTTTATTTTGTTCAAGGTTCAAGTAATCCTTAATGCACTCATTATTTTTAGCTATAGTGCGGTAACCAAAAACCTTTATTTGTTTGGGCCAATCATTCTTAATTTATTAGCTTTGTATCTTAAACCTAATCCAGATAAAATTTTGGATCGGATGAATTTTATTTTTCAGTTATTCTTCCAGGTTTTTATCATTGCTGAATCCTATTACTACCTAATCAATGTCACAATGCATCTATATAATTGGAACTTACCGACCTCAATCGGTTTGTGGTTAGTTTCAATGTTGGTCATGTATCTTCCTTATATGATTGTCTTCTATGGAAGAATTAGGAATAAGCTGCTACAACTACTTACAGTCTTTTTTACTTTTGAAGTTATTGCAATGGGTGCATCCAGTATCGTGACATATGGAACAATTTTATATTTTAATCCGTTTATTGGTTTATTAACTAACTCTTCTTTTCTAGGAGCTTTGATTTTCTTAATCCTAACTTTGACCATTATGCACCATTGGAACTACGAGTACCCTAAAATGCGTTTATCGCAAGCTGCAAGTTTTAAAGTTATGGTGCCATTACTAGTAATCAGTATTTGGTTTATTATGTGGAATGCATTTGGTGGCGGCAATACCTTATTAAAGTCCTTTTTTACATTCAACTTTTCAGGCATTTCATTTAAACCTCAATTTGTTCTTAGTGGTCTAGAAGCTGGTTTGGCGGAAGAATTACTATTCAGATATGCTTTCTTAACAATTCTATTGAAAGCTTTTCAAAACAATCGTTATCAAATCTTTTACGCCGCAGGTATTAGTAGCCTTTGTTTTGGTCTAATTCATTTAGGTAATATTTCTGCAGGTCAGAGTTTAGGTAACACAATCAATCAAGCCATTTTTGCTTTCGGTATGGGCTTATTAATGTGTGGTGTTTACTTATATACTGACCTCTTCTATGTACCGGTTATCTTCCATACCCTACTTGATACCCTAGTCTTTAGTGTCTCAGGTGAATTAATGTCTGGCAAAGTAACTATCATAGACAGCTTATTAACCGCGCTAGAGACTGGACTATTTGTAATCGTGGCCATTCTGTTACTAGTTGCTGTTTATAATAGAAGAAACACGTCATTTAATTTTAAATATAGCTATTAAATTCATAACCTAAAATTTAGTCAAAAAGGCTGTTACAAGAAAGTGACGTTCTATACTTTCTTATAACAGCTTTTTTGATGGATTACATTTCAAATCAAAATCGAGGTCAATAATATGATTATTTACAAAGAAAACAGTCATGTGACAAAAAAGAATTTACAGCAATTATATTCAAGCGTTAACTGGACCGCATATACAAACAATCTTGATGTACTTGAAAAAGCCTGCAATAATTCTTTATCAGTAATAACCGCCTGGCATAGTGAACACCTAATAGGTTTAATTAGAGTGATTGGCGATGGATACACAATCATGTACGTTCAAGATATTTTAGTCGAGCCAGCTTTTCAAAACCAAAAGATTGGAACTACTCTAATGAACAAAATTTTGAGTCAATATAAGGACGTCAGACAAAAGGTTCTACTAACAGAAGACGCCGCCGATATAAGACACTTTTATGAGAAATTTGGTTTTAAATCATGTGATGAAGGTTCAACAGTCGCTTTCTATAGAGAATTTTAATTAATAATCAATTTTCCACAAAAAAAGAGAAGATCGAATGATCTTCTCTTTTTGATTGGTTTCACTCTAAAGACTAAGCTTCAGGGTTACCACCGTTCTTCTTAATAATTTCAGCTTGAATTGACTTAGGAACCTTTTCGTAGTGATCCATTGTCATTGTAAATGTACCACGACCTTGAGTTGCTGAACGAAGTGTTGTAGCGTAACCAAACATTTCTGCAAGTGGAACGAAAGCATTGATAAGTTGTGCATTACCACGTGCTTCCATACCTTCAACACGTCCACGACGAGCAGTAACTTGTCCCATAACATCTCCAAGATATTCTTCTGGTGTAACAATTTCAACCTTCATAATAGGTTCAAGAATTACGGCACCAGCACTCTTAGATGCGTTACGTAGTGACATTGAAGCGGCAATCTTAAAGGCAGCTTCTGATGAATCGACTTCGTGGTATGAACCATCATACAACTTGGCCTTAACATCGATCAATGGATAACCGGCAAGAACACCGTTTTCCATAGCTTCCTTCAAACCTTGTTCAACTGATGGAATGTATTCACGAGGAACAACACCACCGACGATAGCGTCTTCGAATTCGAAGCCTTTACCTTCTTCATTAGGTGTAAATTCAACCCATACATCACCATATTGACCTTTACCACCAGATTGACGAACGAACTTACCTTGAGCACTTGTTTGTTGTGTAAATGTTTCACGGTAAGCAACTTGAGGTTCACCAACCTTACATGCAACGTTAAATTCACGTTTCATACGGTCAACCATGATATCCAAGTGCAATTCACCCATTCCGGCGATAAGAGTTTCACCAGTTTCAGGATTTGTTTCAGCTTGGAAAGTAGGATCTTCTTCAGATAGTTTTTGGATAGCAACATCCATCTTATCTCTATCTTCCTTTGAGTTAGGTTCGATAGAAACTTGGATAACTGGATCTGGAATATCCAATGATTCAAGAATCAATGGATCTGAAGGATCTGTTAGAGAATCACCAGTTGTAGTGTTCTTCAAACCGATAACAGCAGCGATATCACCTGAGAATACTTCTGGGATTTCCTTACGGTGGTTAGAATGCATTTGTAGCAAACGACCAACACGTTCACGTTTGTCTTTTGTTGAGTTCAAGACATAAGAACCTGATTCTAGTGAACCTCTATATACACGAATGTATGTTAGACGTCCAACGAATGGGTCAGTAGCGATCTTAAATGCTAGACCAGCAAATGGTTTGCTATCGTCAGCCATAAGTTCAACTTCTGAGTCATCTTTAGGATCTGTAGCTTTATAAGGACGTACATCAAGTGGTGATGGTAGGTAATCAACAACCGCATCCATCAACATTTGAACACCCTTGTTCTTGAAGGCAGAACCTGCAAGAACTGGGAAGAACTTCAAGTTGATTGTAGCCTTACGAATAGCTGCACGAATTTCGTCGTTACTGATTTCTTCACCTTCAAGGTACTTGTCCATGATATCATCATCAACATCAGCAACAGATTCGATCAATTCAGAACGTTTCTTTTCTGCTTCGGCACGGTATTCTTCAGGAACATCAACTGTATCCCACTTTGTACCTAATTCATCTTCATCATAAAGGTCGGCTTTCATTTCGATCAAGTCGATAACACCTTCGAATTTGTCTTCGGCACCAATAGGCATTTGAACAGCATGCGCATTAGCTTGAAGTCTTTCGTGAAGTGTTTCAACTGAGTAGTCGAAGTTAGCACCGATTTTATCCATCTTGTTAACAAAAACAATACGTGGAACACCGTATGTTGAAGCTTGACGCCAAACGTTTTCAGTTTGTGGTTCAACACCAGATTGAGCATCAAGAACTGTAATAGCACCATCTAGCACACGTAGTGAACGTTCAACTTCAATTGTGAAGTCAACGTGTCCGGGAGTATCGATGATGTTGATACGGTTACCTTTCCATTCAGCAGTTGTAGCAGCTGATGTAATAGTAATACCACGTTCTTGTTCTTGGGCCATCCAGTCCATTTGTGAAGCACCATCATGTGTTTCACCAATTTTATGGATTTTACCAGTATAGTACAAAATACGTTCAGTAGTTGTAGTTTTACCGGCATCGATATGGGCCATGATACCAATATTTCTGGTTTCTTCTAGTGGAAATTCACGTTTATTAGCCATGAAAAATTGTTTCTCCTCTCAAATTAACTAGTTTATAAACTAGATCCTACCAACGATAGTGAGCGAATGCACGGTTAGCATCGGCCATCTTATGTGTATCTTCACGTTTTTTAACAGCAGCACCAGTATTGTTAGCTGCATCCATAATTTCATTTGCAAGACGTTGGTCCATTGTATGTTCACCACGTAGACGAGCATAACTTGTGATCCAACGAAGTCCTAAAGTAGTACGACGGTCTGGACGAACTTCGATAGGAATTTGATAGTTAGAACCACCGATACGGCGAGCCTTAACTTCAAGAACAGGCATAACATTGTTCATTGCTTCTTCAAACACGTCCAATGGTTCGTTGCCTGTCTTATCCTTAATAATATCGAATGCACGATATAGAATTGATGAAGCTGTACCTCTTTTACCATCATACATTAAGTGGTTAATCAAACGAGTTACTAGCTTTGAGTTGTACATTGGATCTGGCAAAACATCACGTTTTGGAGCTCTACCTTTACGCATAAAAAATTCCTCCGTTATTACATTATTTCATTAAATAATTAATTTATTGTTATTTCTTAGGTCTCTTAGCACCATATTTTGAACGACTTTGCATACGTCCATCAACACCGGCTGTATCTAAGGCACCACGAACAACGTGATAACGAACACCAGGTAGATCCTTTACACGTCCACCACGGACAAGGACAACACTATGCTCTTGTAGGTTATGACCAATACCAGGGATATATGCTGTTACTTCAATAAGGTTTGATAATCTAACACGGGCGTACTTACGTAGGGCAGAGTTAGGTTTCTTAGGTGTCATTGTTCCGACACGAGTTGCAACACCACGTTTTTGTGGAGCTGGGTTCTTTGTGGCAACTTTCTTCATACTATTGTAGCCGTAGTTCAATGCAGGTGCATCGGACTTAGAAGTTTGTGACTTACGGCCTTTGCGAACTAATTGATTAATTGTAGGCATTCAAAGTTCCTCCTAAAAATTTAAGTACACACATCCAGGTGGTTCATAATTTTGTAAAATAATAAACCACGTGAGTGGCGTACGTTATGAGCTTTATATTTAATAAACAAACTAATATTGCTGCCAATAAAAGCACGTCTACTAGAATACCATCTAAAAAAAGCCATGTCAATGCAACATTTCTAAAAAGTTATCCACAGAACCTCGTAATTTTATCTGAGGTGATTAATTTGAAATACTTTCTATACTTTACTATTTTCATACTAGGAGCTTGCATTATCTCCTTTCTAAAAGTCATTGCACATGATTATCCACAGATCAACACAACACGTCGATCACACTGTGATTACTGCGGTAGGATCTTACGATGGTACGAAATCATCCCTATTGCAGGCTATTTCATAACTAATGGTAAATGCTCAAGCTGTAAAAATCAAATCAATTTTTGGCATCCAATAATAGAGGCTATTGGCGGTTTGATGTTTTTATTGGTTGTCTCTTTAGGAGATTATAAATACTTACCATTACTTATTGGATTAACAATTTTAGGATTTAGCGATGCAGAGTATGGTTATGTCTACCCTGCCACTTACTTAATAATCCTGCCGACCATCTTATTAAGTCACTTGCACATCTTAAATGCTTTATTAACTTATTTAATTCTCCTATTAATAAGTCGCAAATATGCTTTTGGTTTAGGAGATATCGAAATACTGGCCATGCTCAGTTTGATATTTGGTTTAATTATCACACTGTGGATACTTACCATTGCCTGTTCAATGTGTATCGTTACTTTCCTAATCATTAAAAAAAGATCATTTAGATTTATCCCCTATCTAACTTTCGCTACGGGTATCGTCTATCTGATCTTATCGTTTAATATGCGTGGTGCTAGTTGATTTTCGACTATGGTTTTAAAATTACTTTTTAAAATCCAGATACGCCCCATATCCTATAACTTTAGCCATTAGTAACATAATAATACTGAAAATTGTTCACTAATGATTTAAAAGTAAAGAATAAACTAGCCGGAAAGAGCAAGAAATTTTGGTTGCTCTTGGAGGTGACATATTTAATATCTTATCTATTAGGCAAAATCTTTTCTAATTTAAGCCAGTTAACACAAAGTTCCCACCATTTAGTATCGAACTCATTCAAATTGTCTTCATTACCAGGATTTTGAGTTATGTAATTTCCTAGAGACAATCCATGAGCACCTGATCCAAATAAGTGCATTTCATACGGAATATGCAACATATCCATCTTTTGCGCATAAAGAATCGAATTCATTACTGGCACTGTGGCATCGGTAACTGTCTGCCAAATAAAAGTTGGCTTCCCATGTTCAGTTAAATGTTCTTGTGCTTGCCAATAATAAATATCTGGTGCAATCTTCATAGCCCAGTCTTCGTCTTTAGGCCAACCAATCGTCATATCGATCACTGGATAGCATAAAATATTGGCTGCAGGTCGAACTGACAATTCATCGCTGAAAAATTTAGTTCGTTGCTCCTCATCTAACATAATAGAATTAAAGTTTGCCACCACATGACTTCCAGCTGAAAATCCGACTAGAACTACTCTACTTAAATCAATATGGTGCTCATCATCTTGTGTTTTCAACCAGTTTAAAGTAGTAGCAAGTTCTTGCAATGCCAATGGATAAACCGTTTTGTCATCGTCAACTAATTGATAATCTAAAACTAAGGCATGCATACCTAATGCATTAAACTTAAAAGCAATCGGCTGAGCTTCTCTGTCAGTTAAAAATTTAAAAGCTCCCCCTGGACAAATAATTGCCAATGGACGTTTTGTTGGTGCTCCAAAATCGGCAATTGGATCAACCCAATATGTATCTAAATTGAATTTGGTATCTTGATAAGCTAGCTCTTGTTTTTGCAAAATCTTAACCCCCAAATTATTTTTTCATGTTTTTATTATACAACTAAAGATTGAAAATACGCGTGGTGCTAGTTAAATATGCCACCTCCAAGAGCAAGAAGTTAGGTCGCTATGGGGACCGACAAAAGCCAAGGTCTTTTGTCTAGATTTTGAACCTCGCACAAATCGCGAGTTTCAAAAGTTGTCCCGTGGTGTAAGCACTAAAGTGCTAACGCCACCTGCACAGCGACCTAATTTCTTGCTCTTTCCGGCTAGTTCATTGTTTGTTTTTGAATCAATGACTACAATTACTGGATATGGATGGAGTATGTTCTGAATCTTTTGTCTTTTAAAACTTAAAAATTATTTCAACTACATAATCAAAAAATCAATTAGCACCACGAGTATTGAGAATCGTTTTTTAAGCGGTTCAATCCTATTAATTGCACAAAAAAAGTCGACCTGATGGTCGACTTTTTACTATGATTAATGCTTTTCTTCTTTAGCTGCATCTTCAGCTTTCATTTGAGCTTCGATGTCAGAAATTGTGTAGGCACCATTCAATGAGTTATCTGCCATAGGACCAACTTTCTTTGGTTCCATGTGGTTGTACTTAGCCATACCAGTACCGGCAGGAATAAGTTTACCAATAATAACATTTTCCTTAAGTCCAAGAAGTGGATCATTCTTACCACGGATTGAAGCGTCAGTAAGAACTCTTGTTGTTTCCTGGAAGGAAGCGGCTGACAAGAAACTGTTTGTTTCA
Proteins encoded:
- a CDS encoding alpha/beta hydrolase, yielding MQKQELAYQDTKFNLDTYWVDPIADFGAPTKRPLAIICPGGAFKFLTDREAQPIAFKFNALGMHALVLDYQLVDDDKTVYPLALQELATTLNWLKTQDDEHHIDLSRVVLVGFSAGSHVVANFNSIMLDEEQRTKFFSDELSVRPAANILCYPVIDMTIGWPKDEDWAMKIAPDIYYWQAQEHLTEHGKPTFIWQTVTDATVPVMNSILYAQKMDMLHIPYEMHLFGSGAHGLSLGNYITQNPGNEDNLNEFDTKWWELCVNWLKLEKILPNR
- the rpsL gene encoding 30S ribosomal protein S12, whose protein sequence is MPTINQLVRKGRKSQTSKSDAPALNYGYNSMKKVATKNPAPQKRGVATRVGTMTPKKPNSALRKYARVRLSNLIEVTAYIPGIGHNLQEHSVVLVRGGRVKDLPGVRYHVVRGALDTAGVDGRMQSRSKYGAKRPKK
- a CDS encoding prepilin peptidase, whose translation is MSFIFNKQTNIAANKSTSTRIPSKKSHVNATFLKSYPQNLVILSEVINLKYFLYFTIFILGACIISFLKVIAHDYPQINTTRRSHCDYCGRILRWYEIIPIAGYFITNGKCSSCKNQINFWHPIIEAIGGLMFLLVVSLGDYKYLPLLIGLTILGFSDAEYGYVYPATYLIILPTILLSHLHILNALLTYLILLLISRKYAFGLGDIEILAMLSLIFGLIITLWILTIACSMCIVTFLIIKKRSFRFIPYLTFATGIVYLILSFNMRGAS